One window of the Eucalyptus grandis isolate ANBG69807.140 chromosome 8, ASM1654582v1, whole genome shotgun sequence genome contains the following:
- the LOC120287517 gene encoding disease resistance protein RUN1-like: MMKDKKKNFSSEDANTWRRALKTVGGISGLDLKNHTGDGHLSKSVVDKVVNRLRTRQREVTEDLVGMENRISAINNLLDIDAGGVRLIGIYGMGGMGKTTLAKEIYNQLCPHFGKSCSFLRDVRETAKTKGLVKLQEQLLSDISNSRGARGINNSDDGIKVIEETICNKKVLVVLDDVDDNNQIRKLIGRTSLCLGTRILVTTRDSGVLNIRGLKYKFEPYELERLSDEHALQLFSKHAFDVDSPLEGYDALSKDIVHTAGGLPLALQAIGALLFGQRNKKIWEEMRQKLKKTLNKDVLEQLKISYDALETDQKQIFLDIACFFIGKKKKTEQIFVWDNCGLSSEHAIDVLTRRCMIKVVDYLDDKRFWMHDQFRDLGRAIAKEEGTRLWDIADISCELSSIEVKYDPI, translated from the exons ATGATGaaggataagaaaaaaaatttcagctcCGAGGATGCGAATACATGGCGGCGAGCGCTCAAAACAGTTGGTGGCATCAGCGGGTTGGACTTGAAGAATCATACAGG GGATGGGCATCTAAGCAAGTCGGTTGTTGATAAGGTTGTGAATAGGCTCCGGACAAGACAAAGAGAAGTGACCGAAGATTTAGTTGGAATGGAGAATCGAATATCGGCAATAAACAATTTATTAGACATCGATGCCGGTGGTGTGCGGCTTATTGGAATTTATGGGATGGGCGGCATGGGTAAAACCACACTTGCCAAGGAAATCTACAACCAATTGTGTCCTCACTTTGGGAAAAGCTGTAGCTTTCTTCGTGATGTAAGGGAAACGGCAAAAACCAAGGGCTTAGTCAAGCTGCAAGAACAATTATTGTCCGATATCTCTAATTCTAGAGGGGCTCGTGGCATTAACAATAGTGATGATGGGATCAAAGTGATTGAAGAAACAATTTGCAACAAGAAGGTACTGGTTGTTTTGGATGACGTTGATGACAACAACCAAATTCGAAAACTAATCGGAAGGACTTCTTTGTGTCTTGGTACTAGGATACTTGTTACCACTAGGGATAGTGGGGTTCTGAATATTAGGGGACTTAAGTATAAATTCGAGCCTTATGAATTGGAGCGGTTGAGTGATGAACACGCACTTCAACTTTTTAGTAAGCATGCCTTTGATGTCGACTCTCCTCTAGAAGGTTATGACGCTCTTTCAAAAGACATTGTCCATACGGCAGGTGGCCTACCTTTAGCTCTTCAAGCAATAGGTGCATTGCTTTTTGGtcagagaaacaaaaaaatatgggAAGAGATGCGGCAGAAGCTAAAGAAAACACTCAATAAGGATGTCTTGGAACAATTaaag aTAAGCTATGATGCCTTAGAAACGGATCAAAAACAGATATTTCTCGACATTGCATGCTTTTTTATtggtaagaagaagaagactgaaCAAATCTTTGTGTGGGACAATTGTGGGCTTAGCTCAGAGCATGCTATTGATGTACTTACTAGGAGGTGTATGATAAAGGTCGTAGATTACTTAGATGACAAGagattttggatgcatgatcagtttagagatcttggaagagcAATTGCTAAAGAAGAGGGTACTAGGTTGTGGGATATAGCCGACATCAGTTGCGAATTAAGTTCGATAGAGGTAAAGTATGACCCtatttga
- the LOC120287518 gene encoding TIR-only protein-like: protein MATSETGTSTSNPFGGEYQVFLSFRGPDTRRGFADTLYHALSEAGIHVFIDNEEIRPGERIDGELLRAINDSRLYIPIFSPNYASSYWCLCELAKMVENISNPREDETKKVILPIFYDVKPDDVKL, encoded by the coding sequence ATGGCGACATCAGAGACGGGAACCAGCACCAGCAATCCATTTGGAGGTGAGTACCAGGTGTTCCTGAGTTTTAGAGGACCCGACACTCGTCGTGGATTCGCCGACACCCTCTACCATGCCTTGTCTGAAGCCGGGATTCATGTTTTCATCGATAACGAAGAGATTCGACCGGGTGAAAGAATTGATGGCGAACTTTTGCGGGCGATCAATGACTCCAGGCtctacatacccatcttctcccCCAACTACGCTTCGAGTTATTGGTGCCTCTGCGAGCTTGCGAAGATGGTGGAGAACATCTCTAATCCTAGGGAAGACGAGACTAAGAAGGTGATATTGCCCATCTTTTatgatgtgaaaccagatgacgTGAAGTTGTGA